The nucleotide window GCCCTGTGTCTGAGCACAGGGCCAAGGGCATTCCTGAGCCTGGTCTCATTGATTCTCACATCCAACACCCGAAAGATTTTCCctgcttcacagatgaggaagcggAGACTCAGAGAGGCGGCCGTCTAGACCCCTCCGCTCGAAAGGGGCAGAATTAGGAATGCTGCTGGACTCCAGAAGCCTGAGCTTCTGCTACCACAGCAGCCCACGGGGCATGGTCCCACTGTCGTCTGCGCTAACTTGCGGGGCACCTGCTGTGCCAGGCGTCCTGTCTTCCGTGCTCCATTCGTCACCTCCCCGAATGCTCGCGGCATCCCTCTGACCTCGGGCTGCCTCCTGGCCCCCAGCCACAGCCCCGGGGCTCACTCACAGTTGTAGGAGGACGGAGATCCGTGGCGGCGGCCCAGGCCCAGCTGCCCGCTGCCGATGCCCATGCCCTCCAGCGCCATGCGCTCCTTGGTCTTGAGGGCGTGGGTCCGCTCCTGCCGGAGGCGCTCCTCGTCCCTGAGCAAGGCCATCACCTGCTTGACCTTCTCGCGCACGTTGACGCCCTGGTCCTTGCCGTCGCGGTCGATGTACTGGAAGTCCTTGAGCGTCTGGATGGTGTAGAGGTTCTCGCGGCACTGGTGGGCCACCCTCTCAGAGCCCGTCTTGAGCAGGTAGTCCAGCAGCGTTAGCGCCTTGTACACGTGCCGCCAGTTCTTGCCGCTGTCGTTGAGCCGCCGCCACAGCATGCCCATGACCTCGGCGAAGGCCACCGTGTTGAAGGTCAGGTCGGCAATCTCCGACATGAGCGAGCTGGGCGGGCCCCACGGGTCATTGCTGGTGGCCTCGCGCACCTTGATCTCGGCCTCCGAGTAGTTGTGCACGATGTTCTTCACCTGGCGCCGCAGCGCTGAGGTCGTCATGGCTGGGGACTTGGAGATGggcggcccccgcccccgccggagGTGGAGGGCCGAGGGCCACCGTCTCGAGGTCACGGTCTCCAGGGATGGGCCGCCGAGCTCTCAGCAGGGCGGCTGCGTCCTTGGGTTCCACATGGGTCTGAGGAAGAGagggactggaactcaggaactcaGGGGCAGTGGCTCACCTGGACAGCCACTCGGGCCTGGCCGGGGTCCCCGCTGCCAGGAACAGCCTCTGGCAGGTgctcattcttatttttcttatctgacGCATTATTCAGCCAACACTTGCAGCTTTGCATGCTCTTTGCTCTTTTGCAGTCCCGCTACAAAGACGGGGtgattattattatctccattcacagatggggaagtgaggttcagagaaggaTTGAGTGATTCGTTCGAGTTCACAGAGCTGATGCGATTGGGAGTGACCCTGGCAGACGCACTCCCCCCCGTCCTCACCCTTAGCGACAGGCAGGAAAGCGACCCCCAGGAATGCCTGCTCACCTCCCTCCTGTTTAATTACCTCTCCCTCCCGTTTCGGAGGCCAGGATCTCACTTAGGAGCTATCCCTCCCAGCTCCTCGTTCCCCACTCCTCGTTTCTCAAATCACTAGTTTGTGCAGCTTAATTCATTCGGCACCTAGTTCCCGGGGCCTTCTCTGAGCCCGAcattgtgccaggcacagagcacaAGTCCTGGTCCGCACACGTCCGGATGCGGGGCATAGACGATCCAGCCTAACACGGACACGCACAGGAACACCCAAGCTAGGAAAATCAGGGGAGACTTCCCAGTGGAGGTGACAGCCTGAGATCTgaaggggagggtgaggaggagcaAAGCCACAGGGTGAGGAAGGACAGATGGGAGGGAATGCTTGAGCTGGGCCAGAAGGCCAGAGAGGGACATGGGGCAGGAACataagctccctgaaggcaagGCTGGTCTGGGCTCCCCAAACCTGAGGCCCTGGGTGCGTGGTCATCTCTGATAGCCCAGCGGGGAGGGAATCAGGGTcagccctctgccctccccacagcGTCAGGACCAGGCCATCTGGAGAAAGCAAACCCAGGCTCATGACAGAAAAATGTTCTTCCAGGGTCCTACCAGAAACCAAACCCAGAATCCCCCTGCCACGGCTGTTTTTCtggtatgcacacacacacacacacacacacacacacacacacacacaggctggaCCCACAGAGCCTCCACACCAACCgtgaacccccacccccacttttggAGAGGGCGCCTCTCAGCACCTCTCTGCTCAATCCTGGGGCTCAATCTTGGGACTCGCAGGAGTCAGAAGCTGCctgtcctgccctcccccagtctGGGCTTTCCCTCCACCGGGTCCTGCCAACCCTGGGCTCGGTTCAAAGCGGCCAGCAGGCCTTGGCAGGCTTCTTCAGGGCCCAGGTGCCTGGGAGAGCTTGGGCCCGGAGGAGGGGATCCTGTGGGAGACCAGGCGGATGGAGTGCTGACTGAAAGGCTGCCTACCTTCTGTCTGCTGTCTGTCCGTCCAGCCTGGCAGGCCCTTCTGTGGGGATGCCACGGCCAACGCTTGTTTAACTCCTGTCCTCCTCCTCACTAGTGACTCAGACCTATCTTTACCTCCCCAACCGGTGGGCTGGAGGGTGGCAAGAGTCAAGATGGGAAATAATTGTGCCCCACAGCCCGCCCGGAGTGCGCACCCCTCCCAGTGCTGGCCCGCAGAAACCAGCAAAACCAGTCAGGCATCCTGCCTCCACCAGCAGCCCTACTTGAGCCTGGCTGCCGAGccctccagcccagcctgggggcGTGGGAGGGGCCCTCAGTGCGGACCCGTGGCCCTGTCTGGACTTTCCTCCTAGAAGGGGGAACAGAGGAAACTCCTCTGCACATCTCTGCTGGagctgggggaagagagggatCAGAAACTCCAGGGAGGTGCCTGGACCTCCCTCCCCTGAAGTTAAAAGggacaggttggggggggggggaggggggaagagggggcaAGGAGAGGCCCAGGGAGcacggaagggagggaggaggaaaggaaggatcgCGGGAGGGAGCCGCTGGGAGCTCTGCCAGCCGTGTTACAAGCAAAGGGTTTTATCGAACACAATATGCCCAGAAATAAAAGGGAGTGAAACAGAAACCCGGCAGCCAGTGGCGGCAGCGGCAGGCCCGGGAGGCCGGGTATGGAATTACTGCAGTGACCTTGAGCCAGACCCTGTCAGGTGGAGGGAAGGACACTGAGAAGGCAGAGCCTGAGAGGCTAATTCAGagatggggtggagggtggggggcagagtggggaggggaaggctggaggaggaggcgGGGCACGGAGCACAAGTATCTGCTCTCTCCTTTATATAAGGTGCCCAGGAGAACTTGGTGGGGGGGCGGCTCCTTTTTTCGGGACTAAGGGACTAAGGGAATCCTCAGGGCTGAGGAAGTCGGTGGCCATCCTCCGAGTGGGGattcagggagaaggaaggagcctAGATATGTCGAGTCACGTGTGAGAGTTTGTCCAAAGTGTGTGTGCGCCCCACCAGCCCACAGTCCCTCCCATCCTCTGCTAAGGTGCCCCGGCCCCTGCCCTGCATCAGGTCAGCGGCTGctaaggggtggggggtgggaagggagtgGCGGTGCCCTAACTCTTGCCCGCGGAGGGACAGGAGCGAGCTAGAGCTCTAAGCTGGAGTCAGCCCTGGGGTGGCTGTGTCCTGGGGCCCCGGAATGGGGTAGGGGCTGCCCTGAGGCTAGAGGTGCCACAGAGgccgagggggaggggtgggcagaggagaaCGGGAGTCTGCGGCGGGAATGCCACCGAGATGTCAGTCCCAGGGTGGGGAGCCGATCCTTGAGTCCTGCTTCccgggggctgcagggaggggaggagggagcggcAGCGGGCAGAAAGCCTCCAGGATCCGCTAGAGccctgccctcctcacccctctccGTGGGACCCGAGAGGGAGGCTAAGCCCCGAGCCTTCCATGAGAGGCACCACCGCCTCCACGGAGGCACCAGCTTACCTCCGGTGCGGGCTCCCTTGGCCCCAGCCCCGGGACCACGAGCAGCCTCTGCAGTGACCTTCCGACCTGCGCGGCAGGGGGACAGCACAGCCTCGGGAGCGTCCCCAGAGCCATCCACCACGGACCCCGGTCCTGGAGATGCCCACCCTCTCCCAGGAGGCGCAGACCCCTTGGAAGGGTGGAGGCAGGGTCCCCAGGAGGGGCTGCAGCCCTGCCTCTTGCCCGTTGGTCTTTTAGCCGCCCAGCCGGCAGGCAGGCAGCACTCGGAGGAAAGTTGCCCAGCTGGCCGGGCAGGTCTGCCTCAGCAGTAACAGGACACAGGAGGAAGCGCAGGGTTGTTAACCCCTTCCTGCTGGCTGGGCAGGCGGCACGGGCAGAGGGGGGAGGCCTGCCTGCTGGCTGTCCCCAGGACGTGCACATCCAGAGCCAGGGCTGGTAGCCCACTCCCACCCAGCAGCGAGTTAACCCTTCCCCTGCCTCAACAGGAAATAGGGTGGGGAGGGCTCcaacacccaccccacccctcccccatccccccccccccccccccggagccaGGAAGACCATTCCCAGGCCACTTGGCGGAGCCTTGTTTTCTGTGGGCTCCAGCTGGCCCCCTCAGCCACCCCGAGAGGGGCACGCAGGCTCCAGGCATAGCCTCTCTGAGGAACGGAGTGACCTGATCTTTCCAGAACTCCTCCCGCTCTCCACTGGAGGATGCTGAGGCCCACGAGGTCCTTATCAGAAGCACCGCATGCGAAACCAAGCCGGCAGGATGCTATGGCCACTGCCCCGTGTCCCACCCACACCCCTGCTCCACCAGCACTTAAAGCAATGAGCCCAGCATTAGCACAGTTGTTCTTTGAACTCTGGGAGCCGGGACCCGGAGCCCACTCGCACGGGAGGCCTGGCCCAGAATGAGGATTTTGGACAGACAACCCCGTTCGGGCATGGAGTCTGAGCGGACAGCACTTTTCTTTCCGGGGGCCACCTCTTGTCCACTTCGCACTGCTCTGAGCAAGGGGGTGGGCATTCAAGTCCAGAGGCTGTTTTTAAGGCAAAAAGTGGCTCAAGGAAACCAGCTGGTCTGACATGAGGCGGGGCAGAGACAGGCTGCCGAGGACACGGGATCTGGTCTCTGGGGTGGGGCGGTGCAGTGAGCATGATCCCCAGGGCCCTTGGACCCAGCTGAAGTGGGAGGATCTCAGGGAGCCAGGCCCCATGGGGCCTAGTTCTCCTGGTCTCACATTGGTCATACTTGGTGATGACACTTGGGAAAGACCTGGCTCCCGGAAGTGTAGCCCCAAAAGCCTGGGCCAAGGAAGGTCAGAGGCGGGGTTCATGACAGGTGATGCTGTCCTGTCACCGGACTCGTTCCTTGTCCTGCTACCAACCTGCTCTTCTGCTCAGCACCCCACACATCACCTTCCGGGTGTGTTTCTCCTACCTCCTGTTGGATGGCTCCAGGAACCGGGAGGAGGGGGATCTGGGGCAGGTGGGACACGGGAGACCCGGGTCATGACCTGGCTTCATCACCATCCGACATTCAAGACACAAAGGCCTAAAAGTTCTTTATTGACTTGTTAATCAGTTTCCCAGAAGGCACCTTGCACGCGTGAGTCAGATACAAAGACGCAAAGTCTCCTCGACATTCTTTATGGGTCTGAGCTCGTCAGCCAGGACCATGAGGTCAGTCACTAGGGTATCCAGCAGCCCGTAGACCTGGAAGAATGGGATGAAACCACAGGCCAGGGTTTGCTCTGTGGGAAGCCCCTACACAAGGGAGCACCCAGCAGGCTACGAGGGACATGTCTACACCAGGACAGAAGCGGCAGAAGGGGTAAAAACAAACTTGTGGAGCTTCTGTAGAACTGTTGTTTTTGCAAAGAGCTTTATTTTTCAGGCCGGCCTGCGGAGGTCATCCTGCACTACCCTTTGGACATATGGGGGCCTTAGAGCCTGGGGTGGTTGAAGAGGCAATTCCAAGGAACAGTGGGGTGGTCCAGTTCCACCCTGGCCATCGGGGGTGTAAGATCCTTCCTGTGAGATCACAGATCCACATACCGAAATGTCTCCAGGACCAGCCCTCCCGTGGGACCGGACCACATGAGCCTCGGCAAGCTGATTCTTTATTTCAAAGAGCCCTATGATTACTCTCTAAACCCCATCAGCCTTGGAAATCACAGTGATGTCACCAGTAGCAAATGGAACTTCTGATCAAATGGGATCCGGAGCGTTACCGCAATGTATGATGCAATCGCGGCTACCTAGCTGTCCGCACCAGGGGAAGACAAAGCACCGCCATTAGACACGGTGACAATCGAATGTGGCTTCGTGGACCTCCGCTCCGAAATAACAAAGAACAGAACACAACACCTGAGTGACTCTCTAAGGACTTACCGCTTAAGAATAGACCATtatgctcaggtcacgatctccccgGTTCATGAGacccagccccatgtcgggctgtgcgttgacagcaaggagtctgcctgggattctctctctctctctctctctctctctctctctccccccacctttctctctgcccctcccccactcgtgcatgtgccctctctctcaaaataaataaataaacatttaaaaccaagaagaattggggcgcctgggtggctcagtcagttaagcgtctgacttcagctcaggtcatgaactcgtggttcgtgagttcgagccccacatcgggctctgtgccgacaggtcagagcccggagcctgcttcggattctgtgtctccctctctctctctgccccttccctgctcgtgctctgtctctctctcgcgagaataaataaaacattaaaaaaaattataaagaaagaaagaaaaagagcgtATACCATTAGGAAGTCTCTGCAGTGCTTTACAACCCTCACACTTGCTGAAAATCCACCCTACCTAATGTTCCCCCATCTGCCGTGACGCACCTAACACAGACAGGAAGTGGGGGTGGCAGAAAGGAGGCGCTTCTGCTCTGTTCCCCTAGTCTGTTTTCCCAACCACAGCCAGGGTGATCTTCTAAAGCCTAAGTCAGACCATATCACTCCTCCGTTCAAAACCCTGGGACTTCTCATTTCACTCAGAAAAACCCCAAGGCCACACACTGGCCTACGAAGCCCCACACGCCCTAAGACTTGCTCCCTCTCGGTGGCCTCTGTGGCTTCTGTCCTCCCAGccactccctcccctgccttAACTGCGCCCTCTGCCTGGGGCACTCTTCCTGGATGTCCACATGGCCACCCCTCACCTCCCTTTGGGTCTGTTCCGTGTCGCAGTGAGGctcacctgcccccacccaggccttccccaccccctggccctCGGTTATCTCTCTCCCACACTGCTGGTCACTGAACACACCCGGTGTGCCATTTATGCCCGAGGCCTGTCCCTCACACACCAGGATGCCCTTCACAGGGGCAGCTCTGCTTCCGTCTTCCATCACGGACACGCTAGGCATTTCTCGCTCGTGGAATAAACAGgatgaatgagggaggggaggatggcaCGCAGAGCAGGTGTGAGCGAGGGGAGGGCTGGGCGCGGGGCTCGGGCCCTCACCTCCGTGTGCAGCCTCTCGGTGTATTTCTTCATGACCAGGGGATCTATGGGTTCCTGGGAGGTCATAGTGCTGTCAGGGGCAGGGTCTTCCAAGGAAACCCTGTCCCGACTTGAAGACTTCAGCGGTTTCTTGTCATCCTTTGCCTTGTGCTTCTTGCTGTTTAAACGGTCCTGCGTGGAGAGACGGAGACACGCACAGCCTTCAGGAGCTCCCGGGGGAGGGCCAGGGCTTTCTCAAGAGCAGTTCACTGGGAGGCCCAGGGTCTCGCGCTGGAGCAACCGTCCACCTGCCACAGCCCCTCCGACGCCTCCCCGGCCCCACCTGAGGCCCACACTATGTCCCAGCATGCCTCTTTCCCCGGCAGCTTGGCAGGTTTtctatcctctttctctctgattcCCAGCTGCTTCTTTTCCTGGGCTGCCCCTTTCCGGTCCTCCTTCCCAACCTTCCCGGCAGTCACTTTCACTTCTGTAACAGGCGGGGACTTGCGATCTAAGGGAGGTGGATGCAAGACCGCGTGACCTGGCCTCGCTGACCCCACAGGCAGGGTCGGGAAAGCCAAGGACCCTGGGCTGTCGGTGCTCCAAGAAGGAGCAGAGCACGTGACCTTGGGCAGCAGGACTGCAGGGCAGGGGTGAGTCATTCAACCTCTCTAGGGCTCCGCCTGTCAAACCAGGGGACTGAGCGAAGGTGGGCACTCAGGTCGCTTCTGGGTCCCAAGTCCTGGCAGCAGGTAGAAGGATAGGGGGGCCCACCCCGCGGATCCACCTGACGGAGTTTCCACCAGAAGGGTGCAAATGGCTGAGGGGCCACTGCCagggggcggaggggtggggaggggcatggCTGCAGTCTGACCTTGCTCTTCTGGTAGGTCCAAATAGATGGTCTCCTTCTCAGGCAGGCCCAGCAGAGCCCTCAGCCACAGGGAATGGCCCACCAGGCCATCAATCACATCCCGCCATAGCTGCAAACTAGAGAGCAGGGCATACTGGAGACAGCCATCACCCCTCGTTTGCCCTTGAATGTGCAGAGGCGTGGGTCCTTCCCTTCCAGGACACGGGTGCCAAGGGCTACCACGGAGGGGCCATGCCCTGTCTAGCCCAGCAGCCTCACCAGTACCCGTGCAGGTGCTCAGACGGGGATCTGGCTCCCCTCAGGCAGCCGCCGGGAAAGAGTGGCCTGGGGCTAGGGGTAGGTCAGTCTAGGCTCCGGCTTGAGACCCTGGCTAGACTTGGGACCGGCCCTGTGGGAGCAGGGTAGCTTTTGCGAGGTTCCCTGAGGGCCCCACTGAAGGCGCTCATGCATAACCAAGCAAGTTCCAAGCAAGAAGGGAGGCTTTTCACGGATTCTGCTCTTCTCGCTGTCCTCCGGTTTCTCCTCGGCCCATTCCTCTGCTGGTTGAGAAGGAACCAGGAGAGGGGGCGGGAAAGAGAGAGCAGCTGCTTCCTCCGCTCTGGAGAGCAGCCGGTGCCGGAGAGGCTGCCGCGGCAGGTGCCAGAGTGTGGAGGGTCTGCAGCACCTTTTTTGCGACCTAGGACTGCGCGCGCCCAGAACCACAGGCCGTCAGACGCCCCATCGGGGAGCCCGGGCCAGCTCTGCCGGGGGGCACCTACCACATCTGGTGCAGCAAGTCAGATTGCAGGGGCCTCGGTTCCTGGCACAGCTCCAGGGCTGCTTTGTTGAGCCCGATGAGGGCGTCCTCCCTCTGGCTCTCCTCAGGGAGTGCCATCACTGCCTGGCAGGGTTGTAGGGAGCATGAGCAGTCATTCTGCCTGGGACACCAAGGGTCCCCGCGTCCCCTAGCGATGGGCCTCGTGCAGTGAGGACAGAGAGCCGTACGGGGGTGCGGCCATGGAGGGTGGACCTCCCCCAGAAATATGTACCCGTGATCCCCTTCTCCAACGTGTGCCTGCGTCGGAGAAGGCACCCCTCCTATCCCGTGGTGGCCTAGGCGCCCGAGACAAAAAGAGATGACCCAAGAGATTGCTTTCTCCGGGCCTTCACGAGAGTTTGCTTCTTCGCCCAAGGGGGCAAAGGGGACAACTGGGGCCCTCCCTCGGTGCGCTGGCACCTCCACCAGGGCCGCCCTCCTACCAACCCCTCAGGGTCAGGGGAGCACCTTTCTGAAATCCTCCAAACAGAGGTTCCACTCAGGTGGGGGAAGGCCATCCAGCTCCCAGGGGCTCTTGGTGCTCCCCAGGTCTGGGCTCTCCTCCACCAGGATCTCCTCCATAATGCTCTTCCGCTGAGAACTCTGAGCTCCCGCTCCAGGCTTCTGGGACCCTAAAGCGTCTCGGGAGTCCCTGAAGGTCTCACTCTCCTGCCGGGGCACTTGGGATTCTGAGACTGGGCTCTTAGAGTGTGCCGAGGGCTCCACGTTCACGGAGGCCTTCTCCAAGTAGGCAGCCCGGGCCCTGGGACTGTGGCGCTCCTCCTCACTGGGCCTGGCCTCCTCGGCCTTGGGGGGCAGGGTGAGGTACTGGCGCCACAGCCTGTGCAGGTTTTGCACCACTTGGTGCTGGTAATGCAGCTGCAGCAAAGGCAAGGGAAGACACGCGTTGGGGAGGCTAGGCCGTGGGGCACCCGGAGTCCCAGCCGGCCCGTTCCCTCGAGGGCACTGGtggggggctgcagggaggaagCCAGCAGGGGCCGCGGTGGCCAGAGTGGCCCCTCGCATCCCCTTCAAGCTGTTCTCGCATTCACGATCCCAAGTTAAGATCGCGTTTGAATGAAGGAGTTCGCCAAGCTCTGTTCCCGACCCAGCATCCACTTACTTGCTAAGTTATCTTGGGCAAATTACGTAACccgccctgggcctcagtttcctcaccggAAAGCAAGGATGTAACTAGTACCCCTGTCACAGGCCTGCACCTGAGGATTTCTGTGGCGGAACAAGTCCTCCTCAGTGAGATAGGCGTCCACGGGGGACGGCGCACGCTCTGGGGTCAGGATCCCACTCAACAGCTCCTGCAGCACGCTGTCCACAATGGCAACCGCTTCGTGGGCAGCCAGCTTGtcctggggaagggaaggtggcaCACGATGGCGGCTCAGCCTTTCAAAACCCCCGCTGCATCCCTGAGGGGAGCCGGAGCCCTCAGGACTTTGTGCCTTCCCAAGGGCTGAGCTCTTTCTACCGTCCGTCTCTCTCACACGTACATACACTCCCGTTTCTGGACTCAAAACCCCCTCGGTATCTCCAAACATCCATATTCCCTACAACTGGCTGAAAGCCTGTAGGAGGGGAGCCAGTCCGAGAGAAGTTGCTCTCTCATGGGGCCAGAAGGTCACACAGTCAGCATTTCTCCCAGATTAGGAAGGAGGGCAAGGGGCGGGGGCCACATGGTTTGGGTGCACCGCGGGCAGAGCCTCAGCTAAAGTAGTTGGCTTATGTTTGGGGGCCacagtaggagaaaaaaaaaaaaaaagcacagctttCTATAGAATGCCCAAAGGCACAGCACCAGAGGCCAGCTCTGGAACTGACTGGGGGCCGGCGGACTCCCAGTGCCCACCTCTCCCAACAAACACTCCCCAGGTCTTTGTTGGCAAAAACAGTGGCCTGTTGGTGAGAAATTCACCTCTTGGGCTGGAGGAAATAAGATCCCCGCAGGCAGTGCcaggaagaaaagcagaggaaCCTATCTGGTGTCCAGGGGGACACCCAAGATCCTGGGTTACCTTCAGTaacttcctctcttccctgaaAACATCCTGGGTCAGGGAGACTGCGCAGAGGTTGACCTGCAGGAGAGCACCTCCTAATAAGGCGGGGTGGGTTCCAAACTCCCAACATTCCCTGAAGATGCCAGCATTCAGAGACTTGAAGAAGAAGGTAAAGGTTTTCGTTTCTCCAGGCAGAATCACACCTGCCAGGGACAGAGACGGAGGTTTTCACCACATGGGAGCTAGCTGAGCCCCAAGCCTGCACAATATTCACTGAGCCCTAAGCCCATGCATACAGTTAACTGGGCCCCTGGCCAGGGTGGTGACCAGAACCGAGGGGTTTCCTGGGAAGTGGGACTTTTGACTTCCTGCACAAAAACTGGCAAAGTCCCAGGCAAACGGGGATGagatgtgtggggtgggggttcaTCCTAGCCTCAGGCCTGAGCATATGGGTAACTGAACCCCTAGAAAGTTTCTGCTCCCTGGTGAGCGAGACTCTCTGTGTTCTCGAGTTCGGCTGTTCCCCCAACAGACATGCACAGTTAGGAGAGGAcacaattcacagaagaaatggacgagaggaggcagaggagaggggttcAAAACTTGCAGGCACTTCAGCTAAACTTTGGCTCCTCGCAGACCACAGACAGGAGCCCGGGAGTAGGGCAGCTGGGTACCTTCTCGATTGTTAAAGTAAAACCGCTCCATCCTGTTTCTCTTCAGGTCTTGGAAAGAGTCCAGCTGAGACCGCCTCCGCCAGTTGTACCAAATGGCCACGGTGCCATTACTGACCACGGTCAGTTCCGAAGAGGTCTTCTCCCTTTCTAGAGTTTCGAAGGTCAAGCGAACAGCGATGCCAACACGCTTCTGGGGAAGGAGAGGTACAAGAAAGGTCTTTGAGGGAGGTTCTGGGCCAGGGTGACTGATTCATCCTTGATTGCCAGGGGCTTTTTTGGGTTTGTCCCTCCGGGGCCTGGCTGCTCTCCGGGTGCTATCACTGTACCCCGACAACAGCTGTCTCTGAGGCTGCCGTCCACGGCAAGAAGGGAAGATAAAACAGATTTTGTATCTGATGGACAATTCTGCTCCTTTAGAACCTTCTGGAAGCCATACCTGTTCGAGAAGTTTCACTTATTTACATGCTTGGGGGGCTAGGTATGAGCTGGGTGGCTTGTGACAGTCTCTTTTCAGTCTTGTGATTTCCTTCTAGCTTAAGTTAGCCTTGCTGTTACCATTTTCAGACCTGCTGAATGCCTGACtagataaaaatgcaaataggtGACTATCCAGGCTCCTTGTGACTGCGCCTGAGGGAGGCCCTTCCTGCAGGTAGGTGAGGGTGAAGGCGTTTTACCTTGTCTTCTGGGTTACGGCCTCTGATCCAGCAGGCTGGCTTCCCACAGAACAGCAGAGAAGGGCCAAGAACAGGCATGGGGACATCGTCAGGATAACTGGCCAATGAGTCTCTGGAAGAAAACCAGAGGACTTCCTTTCCCTGAGGCTACCACGGTCTGGCCATGTGCAGCCCACGGAAATGGCTGCCAAGCCTAAAGAGGGGCCCGGCTCTACCCTCTGATGGAGGGCTCCGCTCGGGCTCAGCTCTGTCCTGCTCTGTTCCTGCAGGTGGGCGCTTCTTGGACACAGAGACTCTTCACGCACAGCCATTTGGCGTGCGCGGCATTTCGCAGCATTTCCATGGCTGGAAAATCCCCATTAGGGGCTGCTTGCTGGAAGGGGGCAGACGGTCACAGAAAAGCTGGTGCAGGTGTTGGAAGGGGCCCATTGAGAGGCCGGGATGGAGGCTGCCAGATTTCAGAGCGGGGAGTCCTCCCTTTATACTgtgggtgcggggtgggggtgggggggagggaggccgcTCTTTCCAACCTCTCTGCCTAGGGCCCAGCCCGACTCACGAGGGCCCTGTGTCTTCAGAGGAACTTTCCTGGCTCCTATCGAATACTGGATAGTCTTCCACGGTAACGGTCGAGAAAGGCTGCCCTCTGCCCACCACCTCCAGGCCATCGATATCCTCAGGGAGACCAAGAAAGGGAAGATTAGCTGACTGAAGACAGGCCCAACGTTAAGGGGTTTCCCGGCACCGAGGGGCACTGACCTGCTGGCTGAAGTCCAGCTCTGCCATGACGCTCTGCAGCTCCTTGCGTCGGTAGATCAGGAACAGACTCCGATCCCAGGTGTAGCGGTACCAAGCATCCTTCTGGGCCGGCAGTCCTAGAGCAGCAGGGTCCAGGGACCCTCAGCACGGTCTGCTGTGGGGGCCTCTTCTCCACCCGCCGTCGGGGCTCTGAGAGCACCCAGCCCGGCACCACTTCCGGGAAAGGGGAAAATACACCTTCCCTGTGCAGCTGGAC belongs to Acinonyx jubatus isolate Ajub_Pintada_27869175 chromosome E1, VMU_Ajub_asm_v1.0, whole genome shotgun sequence and includes:
- the MYCBPAP gene encoding MYCBP-associated protein isoform X9; this encodes MKKVAAKQSPPKLIERKRAKVPEQLTPPVQEEPEPVSSVLQGGDILALAIKKEDLKKQHIPHFIETQDRPVVTQKFIIRKLKPKDHKRKVCHLVAYPATPDAATKPLDYSGLGDSFHGCDQILPHHILGSLQDFKRIAVARGNIQLAELIHTPPCLVTLISAKEEPKQKAPKEEKEKAHPWAPPPQHNFLKNWRRNLALRKQQQQALSERLKKPVGELLMHTGEAYRQIQEERELIDRALPTQHDGKSCEETSGFWSRLEYLGDEMTGLVMTKTKGQRGLLEPITHVRKPHCIQAETGLPAQKDAWYRYTWDRSLFLIYRRKELQSVMAELDFSQQDIDGLEVVGRGQPFSTVTVEDYPVFDRSQESSSEDTGPSDSLASYPDDVPMPVLGPSLLFCGKPACWIRGRNPEDKKRVGIAVRLTFETLEREKTSSELTVVSNGTVAIWYNWRRRSQLDSFQDLKRNRMERFYFNNREGVILPGETKTFTFFFKSLNAGIFRECWEFGTHPALLGGALLQVNLCAVSLTQDVFREERKLLKDKLAAHEAVAIVDSVLQELLSGILTPERAPSPVDAYLTEEDLFRHRNPQLHYQHQVVQNLHRLWRQYLTLPPKAEEARPSEEERHSPRARAAYLEKASVNVEPSAHSKSPVSESQVPRQESETFRDSRDALGSQKPGAGAQSSQRKSIMEEILVEESPDLGSTKSPWELDGLPPPEWNLCLEDFRKAVMALPEESQREDALIGLNKAALELCQEPRPLQSDLLHQMCLQLWRDVIDGLVGHSLWLRALLGLPEKETIYLDLPEEQDRKSPPVTEVKVTAGKVGKEDRKGAAQEKKQLGIREKEDRKPAKLPGKEDRLNSKKHKAKDDKKPLKSSSRDRVSLEDPAPDSTMTSQEPIDPLVMKKYTERLHTEVYGLLDTLVTDLMVLADELRPIKNVEETLRLCI
- the MYCBPAP gene encoding MYCBP-associated protein isoform X6 translates to MKSVKKESRLRIPASRFLEAAELIKALVLFCFSSERKRAKVPEQLTPPVQEEPEPVSSVLQGGDILALAIKKEDLKKQHIPHFIETQDRPVVTQKFIIRKLKPKDHKRKVCHLVAYPATPDAATKPLDYSGLGDSFHGCDQILPHHILGSLQDFKRIAVARGNIQLAELIHTPPCLVTLISAKEEPKQKAPKEEKEKAHPWAPPPQHNFLKNWRRNLALRKQQQQALSERLKKPVGELLMHTGEAYRQIQEERELIDRALPTQHDGKSCEETSGFWSRLEYLGDEMTGLVMTKTKGQRGLLEPITHVRKPHCIQAETGLPAQKDAWYRYTWDRSLFLIYRRKELQSVMAELDFSQQDIDGLEVVGRGQPFSTVTVEDYPVFDRSQESSSEDTGPSDSLASYPDDVPMPVLGPSLLFCGKPACWIRGRNPEDKKRVGIAVRLTFETLEREKTSSELTVVSNGTVAIWYNWRRRSQLDSFQDLKRNRMERFYFNNREGVILPGETKTFTFFFKSLNAGIFRECWEFGTHPALLGGALLQVNLCAVSLTQDVFREERKLLKDKLAAHEAVAIVDSVLQELLSGILTPERAPSPVDAYLTEEDLFRHRNPQLHYQHQVVQNLHRLWRQYLTLPPKAEEARPSEEERHSPRARAAYLEKASVNVEPSAHSKSPVSESQVPRQESETFRDSRDALGSQKPGAGAQSSQRKSIMEEILVEESPDLGSTKSPWELDGLPPPEWNLCLEDFRKAVMALPEESQREDALIGLNKAALELCQEPRPLQSDLLHQMCLQLWRDVIDGLVGHSLWLRALLGLPEKETIYLDLPEEQDRKSPPVTEVKVTAGKVGKEDRKGAAQEKKQLGIREKEDRKPAKLPGKEDRLNSKKHKAKDDKKPLKSSSRDRVSLEDPAPDSTMTSQEPIDPLVMKKYTERLHTEEGSYTPDGQGGTGPPHCSLELPLQPPQALRPPYVQRVVQDDLRRPA